In Halomonas qaidamensis, the genomic stretch GCTTGCGAAAGATCAGAGCGACAGCGCGGCGGTCGGCGTTGAACCTCATTCGCAATGCTTCGTAGTCGGCTAGCAGGCGAAGCAGGTCACGGTTGTGTGTCACCTCGCGCACTGGGGCAGGGCGCGGCTCAGTCAGAAACCACGGCAGCTCCTGAACTCTTGGCTCCTGCATCGCCGGGGGTGATGAGGTCGCGCACCCAGCTAGAAACATCGCTAGGCAGGCGTTGATTAGCCCACGCTTTAGAAACATCATTCGCATCGTCTGCCCCCAAGGCTTCTGCCTGGGCACGCAGTCGGTCGATGCGCTGCGCGCCGTCGTTTAATTCACGTTCGCGCACATCCAACGCCTCAACCAACAAACGGTTTTGCTCTACCTGCACCGCCAAAGTCGCGGTGGTTATGTCTAAAGCGGCTTGGCTCTTAGCGTGCTGGTGTTGCACGCTATCCAGCTGTGACCGCAACACCAGCACATAGGCGACAACAGCAAGCGCGGCGGCAAGCACTGCCACCAGCAGCCACGGCTTTAAGCCGCCTAGCAAGCGGCTGATCATTTGAGCCACTTTTTGAAGAAGCCCAGCAGCACGTCATACAACGCATCGGCTTTGTTGCGCACCCACTCAACGCCCATGATGGCTAGGAATACGCAAGCGGCGAACGCTGCCTCTTCCGGCATGCTGTAACGCTCAGCTACCCAAAGAAAAACAGGGTAAAGCGGCACCGCGTATAGCGTTCCCAGCGTTGCCGCCATGAACGCTTTAGGCCAAGCGCCGCCGTTATGCAAAACGCTGACGAATCCAGCAACGAATGTCACCAGCGTTAGAGATAGATAGGGAATAGCGTTAACCAGCCACTGCCAGTTACTTGGATCTTTGTTTGGCATGGTGCGCTTCTCTTTTTGATTACTCATGGCATACCTCTCAGGCAGGCCGCGATTGATCGACGGTAACGCCGCCAGCGTCGTGATAGACCTGCAATAACTCATCAGTGGCTAACTCGCGTTGCCCATAACCCGCACCCGGCAGGCTCGCCCAGATACGGCGACAGGCGTGAATAGCCTCGCGTATGCGTCCCTCATGTATCAGCGATAACGCCCTGCACTGGCGGATAAGATGCACCGCGCCTAGATCCTGATTAGCCGGGGTGAAGTCGCTCAAGCCGAAACGCTTAGCCAGGTCATCCCATGTGCGAATCAGGAATTGATAACGACCAGCAGCGGTTGAGCGGATCTTATAAGCGGGCAGCCAAACCGATTTGCGCGGGTGATCGTGGTAGCTATCGAACAGCCCGCCGCCCACCATCACGTTGTAGCCGTCCTGATTGCCATAACGGGTAGTGCCCTCCGCATGAGCCAACATATCGAGAAACGCCGACACGTTGCCCGCGCGGTTATCAACTGGGGCGGGTGGTTCAATCAGCAGCAACTCTGCCTCATCAAACCAATGCATTGGGGAATGGGCAGGCATAGCAAACCTCGGGCATAAAAAAACCGCCCGGATTAGGGGCGGCCAATAAGATAAGGGAAACTTGCAGGGCTTCGGGGGAACGCAAAAACCCCACTTGCCATAAACGATAGATGAAACTATCACCGAATGCAACACCATGCGTGTTAAATCCCCCGCGAAAGTGTTACATGCCAGCATACCAACCACCACCGCGCTATGCTCTGGATACTCTTAACAGATAGGTTTGCCCATCACCCCGCCGCGCCTTGCCACCATTGAGCGTGGGCGCTGTTGTGATAAAACGACGATCTTGGTTCTGTCTCGGTCAGAAACACGTTAAAACCGCGCTCATATAGCCATGCATGCCAACGCTCTAACGCATCGAGTGATTGACGCTCAACATAGGTATGAATGTAGGTGCGATCTAATTTAGACAGCTGGTGATTTAACAACAGCTCACCCACTAGATACTCAACGCCTATATCTGCCCAGGTAGTTCGCGCCAGCTTTCGCAGGTCGTGGGAATGCCACTCACCACCGCTTGCTGTGACGACAAGATCAAACACCGCTGATTTAGATAACGGCTTGCCTTTCGTGCCGCCGGGGAACAGATAAACCCCACGATAGCCGTTCGCGGTTTGATAGTTGCGGTAACGGGTTAGCAGGGTTAGCGCCATCGGCGTTAAGGGAAGCCGGTGTTGTCGTTTTGATTTTGTGTTTTCGGGAGGGATGGTCCAGGTACGCGCTTCAAGATCAAACTGGCTCCACTTAGCCAGCCGCGTTTCACCGATCCGCGTACCAAACAGCAGCATGAGCAACAGCAGAAAACACCCCGGTGCGTCACACGAACGTAGCGCCGCTATCACCCTGGGAACCTCAGCAGCGCTTAACGCCCCGGCTTTAGGGGGTGAACTCACATCGATAAAATCACTAACATTCACCCCGGCCAGCGGGTTGGCGTCCAATAGGTTTAACGTGTGCGCTTGCTTAAATGCCTGCTTGGCCACACCAAAAATCAACCGCACATACGACGCGGAAAAATACTCTTGCAGCGGCCATATCAGTTGGCTATCGATGCGGGCGGGGGTGATAGCGCTAAGCGGCTCACTACCGAACAGCGGCAACAAATGCTTATTGATAGCCGTCTTGGCGGCAGATTTACGCGCACCCGACAAGCGCCCGCTTCTAGCCACTCGGTCGCGATACCAGCACAGCAGATCGGCGGCAGTCTCCCACGCATCAACGCCCACCGGCCCCGCCGGGTTAAGCGCCAACTGGGCCTCAAGTTCGCCCAGCCGCGCCAGCAGCGCGCGGGTCGTTAGCTCCGGGTAATACCCCACACGGTGCCAATGATCATCACCATTTGCATAACGCACCACGTACCAACTAGCACGCTCACGGGACGCATGAAAGCGCACCCGCAACGGGTAACGCGGGTCGCGTAACTGGAAAATATCAGGGTCTTGAATGTGCCGCTTAATGGCAGCATCAGAAAGGGGAAGTACAACAGTGCGGGGCATTGGCTCAAACTCCGAGACAGCAACGCCCCCGCCAGGGGGTCAATGCGCCGGGCTGAGCCGTTGCGTTATTGCGTTATATCACGCTAGCGTTCTAGCGTTATGATTACTTAGATAGCCCTAGTTTCTTAAAGGCTATGCACTGATAGCTTGAAAAAAAACTTAACTGCTGAAGGTCTTTTTTTATACGGCCCATTTCATGCAACCAGTAAGCCTCTAGCCATTCGTGAGTAAAATAAGTAACCCCGCGAGCCGCTGGCCACCCAGTCACAATATGATGGCTTTTATCAACCGGCACCAAGACCGGCAAAACGTCTTTCAAATTGAGTCGCGCTAACACCTTGTGCATTTGCCGGTGATCCTCCCAGCTATGACATACCACACGGTCACCCGGCTTTAGCAGCTCAAGCATTCGCGCAGTACGGCCAGTGGCGTGAGACTCTTTAAAATACGAGTCAGCCGATGCACAAACGGCATCACTTATACCGAAAATATCCATTTAAGCACCCCCTGCATCACGTTCCCGCGTGCGGTCTTTAAGCGCTTCAAGCGCGCGCTCAATACCGGTTAGCGCCTCAGCGTTATAACGGTTGGCATGCGGCCCGCCTTGAAAATGCTCAAGGCGATCAGCGCACACCGCCAGCACCGCCTCTATCGTCACGCCATTAGGCCCCACCTCCTGCGGGTTGCCGTCTTGAAAGCTAATGCAGCCCAATACCTGAGCGCCGCCGCTCATCAGCTCACAGTCAGCGCCCACACCAATCAGGTAATGGTTTTGCGCACGCCCTGGGGAATAGGGGCCGTGTGCAATAACGGCCTGCCCCATATCGCCGCGCCCGCTGCCGCTAACGGCATGCCCAGTCACTAGCCGGGGGTAATCTAAATTAGGCATCTACTGCCCTCCTACTGTCGGTTTTGAATAGCGCGCCAACGCTCATTGCCATTTACTGCGTTATAGCGTGCTAGCGTTATTTAACGCTTACCACTCGATGCGCCCCAAAGCGGGCGATAACGCTTTGCTTTGCTGCCTTTTTGCTGGTGGCGGCAGGCACCACCATCGAAAACGTTTTTCGCTCATTGCCTACTAAAGCGGTCACACGAAACACGCGGTTAACCGCTTTAGTAGTCATAGTGCTAGCGTCGTTTCTATCTGCGCACGCCCCTTTGCCAGCCTGCGGCGGTAGGTGGCCACCCCTACGCCCAGCGCGTGCGCCTTCTGCAGCTGGCCAATATTGCGGTGGTCATACCCACGCAGCTTGCGGCGATTAACTACTCGCGCAACGCCCGCGTTGTACTCCAAGCGCAGCACGTCAGCGGCCAACAGGTCGTCACGCGCCAGCGCCACCACCGCGTACTCTATGCGCTCTTCCAGCGGGTAAGATTGGGCGCACATCGGCTCACCGCCGGTGCCGCCAGTTGAGCGACTAACGATGCCGCCGTTGTCGATCAACAGCCCCAAAACCGACGTACCAAACCCAGCGCCAGCGCACTCAAGGCACCAGCGCGCCCAGCGCTCTAGCAAATCATCCAGATCGTTAGCCGCGCGACGCCCCACCGCTACGCCTCCACGATCGTCAGCGGGTACAGCTCTTCGACCTGCCGTTTTTTGAGCTTGTAAACGTCTGTGCGCATGCCTTTAACGTCGATCCACTCAACCGTTCCATCAGCGCGAAACACGACAAAATCAACGATGTATTTCACACCGCCCGGCAACGCTATCGGCGTTTGCATCAGGAACATAGTTACGCGGTCGGCCTGCTGCTCGCTCAGCAGATACAGGTAATAATTCGCCTCTTTTTTTGAGTCGAATTTATGCCCGTGAATCTCCACCTTTTTATTGCCGTACTTAGACACACTAGGCACACGGCGGCGCATGTTATGACGCTGCATGACGCGCCCCCAGCCAATCGTTAAACCGCTCAACAAGCGCCAGGTATTCCCGCCCGGCCTGCTCGTTACCATCCAGCTCACGGCGGCTAAGCACCCCGCACGCGTTGCGAACTTCCGCCGCTGCCGCCTTATCATCAGGAACCGGGCGGCCAGTAGTAGCCGTGATAAATTCACGAAAAAGCGGATTAGCGCCCAAAATGGCCGCGCCCCGTGCGTATCTGCTCACGCCGCCCCCTTGTTTACCCAAAGCTCAGAAAGCGCGGCTTCGCCATCGATAAAGTGCCGGTGGCCGCCATCGGTGGCAGTTACCAGCAAATCGCCACGTACAATCGGTACTTCGTCGCTCGGCACGCCCTCAACATGCACGACATGGCCGCCCAGCGAGCGAATGCGGCTAGCCTCCACCTCATGCACTAGATGCACGGCCACTAGGCATTCAGCGCCTTTTGCCGGGGTCGCTTTGATCATCTCGTTCAGGCGATCCAAGCGGCGTAGCATTTCGCGGGGGGAATTGTTCGCTTTTGCGGGCGTGTCTGAGTAGCACGAAACGGCACAAACGCCCGCCGCTTTCATGGCCTTAGCCACCTGCTCACGCGCCAGCGGGTTAGCCGCTGCGATACCGATTAATAGCATTCCGCTGCCTCTTGTAGTCGTTTAGCGCGTAGCGCCTGTAGGTGTTGGTGTAGTGCCGCCACGGTTACGCCGCTACCCTGCTCAATCGCCACCTCAACCGCCGCGCTCATATCCCCCACGGTCACGCGGGAAGCGCACCAGCGGGCGAAATAACGGCGGTTTTCGGGGCTATTGGCGGTTTTAAGCGGGTAAGCGAGGTCGTTAATAAACCAGCTCGCCCACTGATCAGCGTGGGTGTATAGCGTGTCGTCGGTGGGTGCCTGGGCGCTACTGGGGTCTACGCGCTGCAAGTCGGGGCTGTGAACCGTTAGCGTGCTGCCATCATCCTCGACCACCAACAGCCCCTGCTCTTGATAAAACGCCAAAAATTCGTGGGCGCTATCGTCGTCGGCCTGCATCAAATCGCCCCACGCCTCATAGCTCATCGAAACGGGGGCAGGGTCAGCGGCGAGGGTTTCCAGCACCAGCAAATAGCGCGCATAGCCAATCAAGCCATACTGCTCACCAATTGCCGTAACGCCTTCGCTTTGCGCCAGCCCAGCAGGGTGAATGAACGCGCTCACGCTGCCACCCCATCACGCTCAGCCAGCACCGCCGCCCAAGGGGCGTAGATGCCGTTGTAGTCCACTGCGCCAGCGGTCAAGCTGACAATGCGCCCAGCGGTGCGCAAGCTAGGTGCGCGATCAAACCGATACCAGCTCATCACCGTGCGCGGCTTCTCGCTTAGCAGCTCGCCCGCACAGTCAGGGCCGCCGACTTGATCTATCCAATCATTTAGCAACACTTTGGCACACCATTTAACACTAAGTGTGTTAAGACTAGCGTGAAGATTGCCCGCGTACAAAGGTTTTTTTATTCCCCCATTACACGCTTTGTGTATTACTATTGCCTAAGAGGTAATATTTACCCGAAAATTAATCACCGAAACCGCACACGGACGGCATCAACGGCGAGTTAGATAAACGGGACGCAAAAATGTCACAGCAAAGCGGCAGGCAAGACAAAAAAGAACTAATCGCTGATCGGTTAGTTGAAGTGCGCAAGCACCTGGGGTGGTCGATTCGCGATGCCGTAGAAGCACTGGGGTACGTGCGCTCCCGGTACACTAACTGGGAACTCGGCATACGCATGCCCGGCTACCAAGAATTAGAAGACATCGGCAACGTCACCGGCTGCAACCCCGGCTATTTTGTCGGCTGGACAAACCGAATGATTGACAGCCGCTATGTCGTGCTAGACCGCACCACCGTTAAAACTAGCGATGGCTCGCTAACGGTGCAAAATGCTACCGACGTAGCGGCCTACCGCGACGACTATCTAGCCGAAAAGGGGTTAAAGCACAGCAACTTAATCACCGTGAAAGCCGAAGATGACGCCATGGAAGGGGTGATCAGCAAGGGCGATTTAGCGTTAATTGATATGAGCCGCAAACCTGCCAGCGTGCGCGACCTGTTCGCAATTTTGGTAGGCGATAGAATATGGCTACGCTGGATACGCCCAGAAATTAACGGCAGCTACACCATGAGCGCCGAAAACAGTCACCAATACCCCGACGAAACCCTAAGCCCCGACCAGCTGCAAGCACTCAACATTATTGGTCGTGTTGCCATTATCGAACACGAACGCTAAGCCTTTGTACTAACAGCAAAAGCAACGACAAAACCCCCGCAACAACCCGACGGCACCCACAAAGTGCCGTTTTTTTGGCTTGCTGAATTACACATTTAGTGTCATTCTTACACAGACTGTGTAAACAAGAGAGCACTAATCATGACAACGCACGCGCTAGCATCCATCAACGCATCGCCACCGACCATTCGCACGCCTAAAGCGCTACATCATGAATTGCGCGAAAGCGTGGCTATCGCGTGTGCGCTTGAAAAAATGGCTCAGTGCGCGCTAGACGAAGGCGAGTACCCAGCGGAAGAACTCGACAACCTGCACGCGCTTATCTCGCGCCACCGCCACGACCTTGAAGACATAAAAAACGCGCTGGCAGAACTCGCTATGGGGGGCGGTTATGAATAACACCGCCCCACGCCAGCAATGGCGCGATGATGATGTTATTGGCCATCCCAGCCAGCACCTAACGCCGCAAGAAATCGCCCACCTAGTAGCACTGGCCAACGGCAACGCACCCAGCGCTATCACCGTGATGCACGGCACCAGCCGCACCGAACAGCAGCAGCTAGAAAGAGGCTTGCGGGCAAAGCTAGGCGCGCAATCAAAGCCACACATGATTACACGCGCGTTTGTGCTGGGCGTACTACTACCCCGTGCACTCTGCTTAATGCTCGCCGCGCTGAGCATTAACGCAAGCCCCGGCGATTTAATGGCCATCCGTGCCCCGAAACCCTCGCGCAGCCCAGTTAGCTCACAGCGCAATGTGCGCAGCCACCGCGCCATGGCCGACGCCTACGCGCTACCCGCTTACACCCTACAGGAACAGGCCAGCTAGTGAACATGCACATCATTACAGGCCCACGGCGCAGGCACTGCCGCTGTCGCGCCTGTCGTGGTCGGCAAGTCAAAGCGAAGCACCCGAACGACTATACCCGCCGCATACGCTGCAAGCACTGCGGTCAATTCGACACCTTAGTCATTGATAAATGGGCAGATAACCGAGGCTGGCGAAAGTACACCTGCTATTGCGATGGCTACCACTTCCCCCACCGCATACGCAGCGAATGGTGCTACCACAACCCCCACTACCCACACGAACAAGAACGCGTTTTAACAGCGTGAGGTGACCATTGTGAAAATCTTACCCAACGAACTGCCGCCCAAATACTGGCAAGACCTAGCTAAAAAGAACGGCATTAGCCGCAACTGCTATCAAGCGCGGCTACGGCTGGGTCACAGCCCACGAAAAGCCGCAACGACGCCGATTAACAAGAAACATCAGCAACGGTTAGGAAAATACGTGGAAGGCAGCGCACGGCAAGCAGCGCTAGCAGCAGGGCTACCAGAAACCGCTATTACCCACTATCGCAAACGCAATAAAGGCACCGAGCTAACCGATCAGCAAATTATTAAAAAGCTGCAGGCATATCACGACCGGATGAAAAACCCTATTAGCAAGCAGGCAGCACAAAATGGACTAACCACCGCGACGGTTTACCGACGCATGAGTGTGATGGGCTGGACGCTTGAAAAAGCGCTAAGCACGCCACCGGCATCGCCAAGTGAAGCGGGCAAGATCGGCAACAAGGTGCGCAACCAAAAACGCCAAAAACAGCGCGAAGAAAAGCGGGCGTTAAATAACGCTAGCGCGCAACGCAACGACAACACCAACACAGGAACAGCCCATCATGTGGTTTAACAACATCAACGTTTACCAGCTGCACAACAACGAAGCCCTCGACAGCATCGCGTTAAACGACATGCTAGCGGGCGATGCCGCCAAACCGCTAGGCAGCGCCGACGCCAGCCGCTACGGCTGGACGCCCCCAGCAGGCCGCGCCAGCCAAGTGTATTTGCACGAAAGCCAGGGGCACCGACTCATTAGCATGCTCAAACAAGAGCGCATCTTGCCCGGTAGCGTCGTAAAAGAAGCGCTAGAAGAGAAGGTAGAAGAGATTGAGACCCGCGAAGGCCGCAAGGTCACACGCGGCGAAAAAACCGCGTTTAAAGAGCAAATCACCGAAGAACTGTTACCCCGCGCTT encodes the following:
- a CDS encoding phage holin family protein; the protein is MSNQKEKRTMPNKDPSNWQWLVNAIPYLSLTLVTFVAGFVSVLHNGGAWPKAFMAATLGTLYAVPLYPVFLWVAERYSMPEEAAFAACVFLAIMGVEWVRNKADALYDVLLGFFKKWLK
- a CDS encoding glycoside hydrolase family 24 protein; this encodes MPAHSPMHWFDEAELLLIEPPAPVDNRAGNVSAFLDMLAHAEGTTRYGNQDGYNVMVGGGLFDSYHDHPRKSVWLPAYKIRSTAAGRYQFLIRTWDDLAKRFGLSDFTPANQDLGAVHLIRQCRALSLIHEGRIREAIHACRRIWASLPGAGYGQRELATDELLQVYHDAGGVTVDQSRPA
- a CDS encoding tyrosine-type recombinase/integrase produces the protein MPRTVVLPLSDAAIKRHIQDPDIFQLRDPRYPLRVRFHASRERASWYVVRYANGDDHWHRVGYYPELTTRALLARLGELEAQLALNPAGPVGVDAWETAADLLCWYRDRVARSGRLSGARKSAAKTAINKHLLPLFGSEPLSAITPARIDSQLIWPLQEYFSASYVRLIFGVAKQAFKQAHTLNLLDANPLAGVNVSDFIDVSSPPKAGALSAAEVPRVIAALRSCDAPGCFLLLLMLLFGTRIGETRLAKWSQFDLEARTWTIPPENTKSKRQHRLPLTPMALTLLTRYRNYQTANGYRGVYLFPGGTKGKPLSKSAVFDLVVTASGGEWHSHDLRKLARTTWADIGVEYLVGELLLNHQLSKLDRTYIHTYVERQSLDALERWHAWLYERGFNVFLTETEPRSSFYHNSAHAQWWQGAAG
- a CDS encoding DUF1064 domain-containing protein, whose product is MQRHNMRRRVPSVSKYGNKKVEIHGHKFDSKKEANYYLYLLSEQQADRVTMFLMQTPIALPGGVKYIVDFVVFRADGTVEWIDVKGMRTDVYKLKKRQVEELYPLTIVEA
- a CDS encoding XRE family transcriptional regulator; its protein translation is MSQQSGRQDKKELIADRLVEVRKHLGWSIRDAVEALGYVRSRYTNWELGIRMPGYQELEDIGNVTGCNPGYFVGWTNRMIDSRYVVLDRTTVKTSDGSLTVQNATDVAAYRDDYLAEKGLKHSNLITVKAEDDAMEGVISKGDLALIDMSRKPASVRDLFAILVGDRIWLRWIRPEINGSYTMSAENSHQYPDETLSPDQLQALNIIGRVAIIEHER